One window from the genome of Nicotiana sylvestris chromosome 9, ASM39365v2, whole genome shotgun sequence encodes:
- the LOC104227847 gene encoding uncharacterized protein, which yields MSDTSTNPPLLTLSSEKVLLYVDAGLDPKTCKASIGMVALKANGDVLYTYGSPIPFVGKAIIAEACAIKKAIQLAVKYDRKNIDILSDSLIMVQMLNESRGPSWEVNTLCEDIWALQQHLSDISFKYLSRGFNTCNHKLAKFSFALVSEVS from the coding sequence ATGAGTGATACTTCTACTAATCCACCATTACTAACTCTTTCTTCAGAAAAAGTGTTGCTTTATGTGGATGCAGGTCTGGATCCAAAGACTTGCAAAGCGAGTATTGGAATGGTAGCCTTAAAGGCTAATGGTGACGTGCTTTATACCTATGGTAGTCCAATTCCTTTTGTTGGAAAAGCCATAATAGCTGAAGCGTGCGCAATAAAAAAAGCAATTCAACTGGCGGTGAAGTATGACCGGaagaatatagatatcttatCTGATTCCTTAATAATGGTTCAAATGCTTAATGAAAGCAGAGGTCCTTCATGGGAGGTTAATACTCTTTGCGAAGATATTTGGGCACTTCAGCAACATTTGAGTGATATATCTTTTAAATATCTAAGTAGAGGATTCAATACTTGTAATCATAAGTTAGCCAAATTTTCTTTCGCGCTAGTTAGTGAAGTCTCTTAG
- the LOC138878137 gene encoding uncharacterized protein yields the protein MFNYVFLAFKPVVDGFSHCRPLISIDDTHVYGKYDIKLLIVVAVDANGQIFPLAFAICANESQETGILSSVENLPAWQEPYAYHRYCVRHFKANFQKAYPNKDLHDLMWMEATDHQQHKFRMHMEYIRQEDEAAYRWLMRHDPEKWTLHADGGRRWGTLTTNVSESFNGLLKSIRGLLVTAMVRLSFKQMAEKFVERSEAATSLMEKGVEFMPDCYREQLQFLHNMCLRQREVQKESDRIIADLRAKLKEVGEEKWKTQWNCDAQKELQEKYKRELAEVKAKLKEYETSYLTEKSKRYSHII from the exons atgttcaattacgtTTTCTTGGCGTTTAAACCAGTAgttgatggtttttcgcattgtCGGCCCTTAATATCCATAGACgacactcatgtctatggaaagtacgatatcaaacTGTTGATAGTCGtggcagtagatgctaatggacagatatttcctctagcttttgctatttgtgccaatgaaagccaagAGAC TGGTAtcttaagttctgtggagaacttgcctgcatggcaagaaccttatgcctaTCATCGTTACTGTGTTAGGCACTTTAAAGCTAATTTTCAGAAGGCATATCCCAACAAGGATCtccatgatttgatgtggatggaagcaacagaccaccaacagcaTAAATTCCGGATGCACATGGAATATATCAGGCAAGAAGATgaggcagcctatcgttggttaatgcgacatgaccctgaaaagtggacgttacatgcagatggtggcagacgatggggaactctgactacaaatgtgtcagagtctttcaacgggttattgaagtctaTAAGAGGATTGCttgtcacagccatggtgcggttgtcgttcaagcagatggcggagaagTTTGTTGAAAGGTCTGAAGCTGCAACATCATTGATGGAAaagggtgttgaatttatgcca gattgttacagagaacaactgcagtttcttcataatatgtgtttaagacaACGGGAAGTACAAAAAGAAAGCGatagaattattgcagacttgagggcgaaactgaaggaggtgggagaagaaaaatggaaaacacaatggaattgtgatGCACAAAAGGAGCTTcaagaaaaatataaacgggaacttgcggaggtgaaggcgaaactaaaagag TACGAAACTAGCTACTTAACGGAGAAATCAAAACGTTATTCACATATTatataa